The Pongo abelii isolate AG06213 chromosome 7, NHGRI_mPonAbe1-v2.0_pri, whole genome shotgun sequence genome contains the following window.
CAGTGACCTCTATTCTTCTAGAGTTTCACTTTAGCGATTTAAACTTCTCTGAAGAAACACCTCTGTGATCTCAGCTTCTTTGAAGAATTACCTCAATGATCTAATCTCTAAAGTAATACCTTAGTGATCCCATTTCCGTTATTTCAGCTTCTCTGAAGTAAACCTCAGTGGTCAGAGCTACTCTGCAGTACCCATTAGTGATGTCAGTTCCTTTCAGAAGTAACACCCAGTGATCTCACCTCCTTTCTGATGAAACACCTCCGTGTACTCAGATCCTCTGAAGTAACACAAATTGTCTCACTTTCTTTCTGAAGTGACACCTCAGTGATCTCAGCTCTTCTCCAAAGAAACATTAAGCTCTTGTCTTCTCCGAACTAACACCTTAGTTATTTCATCTATCTGAAACAACACCTCACAGAATGGCAACACCTCTAAAGTTAACACCTCGGCTATCTGAGCTATCTGAGGTTTCACTTCAGTGATCTCAGTCCCTCTGAAGTAACACCTCAGTAATATTAGTTCCTCTGGAATTTCACTTCGGTGGTTTCAGTTGCTCTGAAGTAAAACACCAGTGATGTCAGCTCCTTTCTCAAGTTAACAAATCAGTTACCAGTTCCTCTCTGGAGTTAATACCTCACCGTTGTCAGTGTCTGTACATAGAAGGGGGAACAAGCTTTTGTCTACATCGTGGTGTTTTGCTGTGGACTTAAGGATCAATGCCTGGataggcacagcagctcatgcctgtaatcctaaccttttgggaaggtgaggtgggaggattgcttcagcccaggagtttgaggcagcggtgagccatgatggtgccactgcactccaacctggtgacacagcaagatcatctttaaaacaaacaaacaaaaaggatcaATATCCTAGTGCCTATTTCCTCCCCATCAAGCTGACAGATGTTGGGGGCGGGGGCCTGGGGTGAAGACAGCCCTTCTCTATCTCAGGCACTTAACATGTTGAGAATTTCAAGTGGCTTGAATCtcatacatttgttttgtttgcagCTGGCTCCTACTAGAAATGGTTCTGATTTGGTTTCAAGAACTGTatccttggccgggtgcggtggcgcatgcctgtaatcccagcactttgggaggccgaggtgggcagatcacctgaggtcaggagttcgagaccagcctggccaacatggtgaaacctcatctctactaaaaatatgaaaattgggcgtggtagcaggtgcctgtaattccagctacttgggaggcagaggcaggagaatcgcttgaatttgggaggcggaggttgcagtgagccgagattgtgccattgcactccagcctggggaacaagagcaagactttgtctcaaaaaaaaaaagtatccttaaaacagaataattctaaatacaaatttttaattatgaataAACTAGATTCATCTTCATCATAGTAATATGGCAATGGATACTAGACTCTTGAACCAggagtaaaaaaatgaaaaaaaaatccttcaaatacAGGAATAGAAATATTAGAGACAGTAAAAAAGAGCTATCTGAATTAGAGaaatgtatgttttaaatatatctacCAAAGAACagtattttcagcatttttttggGGGAAATACCATAAGATGTAAAGAGGTACCCACTTGGTGTTAACAGCTATGAGGTCTGCTGAGTGTGAAGCTCCCTTCCTTTGCCTGCATAGGAATTGAGTCATCCCATGGTTTCTGGGGCACAGGATCTGCAGGTCATAAGGGCAGGTTTTGAGGAAAATACCCATTTTTGAGTTGAATTTTTACTAAAAAGTTAGGATATCCTTTTCTGATCTTGAATAAAGTTAAAAGCTCCAGATAAAGGGTTTTCTAGGCCAGgggtggtgcctcacgcctgtaatcccaacacttttggaagccaaggtgggaggatcacttgaggccaggagtttgagaccagcctggccaacacggtgaaactccatctctactaaaaatacaaaaattagccaggtgtggtggcgcgtatctataatcctagttacttgggaggctgaggcacaagaaaagCTTGAACCTGTGGGGAggagtggagactgcagtgagccaagatcatgccactgcactccagcttgggcaacagagcaagactgtctccacacacacaaaaaaatagttttttaaatttatgtaatttcTCACTAATATATCTTTAGACTTTTTCCTTGTTTCATACAAAACAGGTGTTTCCACACACTTAGGATTTCCATCCATTTTACATACTTgatgaaaatatctttttatatcacTTTATCCATACTTTAGTGTTTTAAGAGAATACTGAAAATAGTCCAACTTTCAAATTTTAAGTGCAATAATTAGTATGGTTAATTGATATTTAGGAAGGGCATGTAATGTTCTTAGAAAAAGAACTTTATTTGGAATGTAAGATTTTATTGGGATAAAAGTTCTTATGCCTTAAATTCCCTTAGTTCAAATAAACTAATGTTAAAGAAAGAATTATGGCTGTTTTTACCAAAATTCTCTACAATTTTATGATTACTCTCCAATATAACTTCAAGATgttgaggaaaataaaacaggtaGTCTCTGAAGTTTTTCCACAGGAACAGCATGCTAAGTGCTTCTTTCTGgagttattttgagacagtgaaTCGCCAAAGAAAGGCTTCCTACAGAGTTAGCAGAGACTTCTCTTGGGCTGAAGGCTGCTTGTGGTTCCACATGCAGTTTCTGTGAGAATGGATTCTTGTGTCAGCCATGGGTCACAACTTTCTGTGCACTTTCTGGTGCTGGATTAGGTGGCCATGCTGGTTGAAGGCACGCCCACACTCCCCACACTCGTAGGGCTTCTCACCTGTGTGGATCCGCTGGTGCTGGATGAGCACTGAGTACTGGCTGAAGGCCTTCCCACAGCTATTGCATTCATAGGGCTTCTCGCCCGTGTGGGTCCTCAGGTGCACAATCAGAGTTGCTTTCAGGctgaaggctttgccacattctgtGCACTGGAAGGGCTTTTCACCTGTGTGGATTCTCTCATGCTGGATCAGAGACCGGCGTGCACTGAAGGCGTGCCCACATTCACCACACACATAGGGCTTCTCCCCAGTGTGGACTCTCTGGTGCTGGATCAGGTGTGAGTGTTGAACGAAGGCCTTCCCACATTCGTAGCATGCATAGGGCTTTTCCTCGGTGTGGATCCGCTCGTGATTCATCAGTGTGGAGCGGTGGCTGAAGGTCTTCCCACACTCACTGCACTCATAGGGCTTCTCCCCAGTGTGCACGTTGTGGTGCTGAATGAGGACTGAGCGGTCGCTGAAGGCCTTCCCACACTCGCTGCACGTGTAGGGCTTCTCCCCGGTGTGGATCCTCTGGTGCTGCAGCAGTGTCCTCTTCACACTGAAGGTTTTCCCACACTCATTGCACCTGTGAGGCTTCTCCCCAGTGTGTACCCTCTGGTGGCTCCGCAGAACAGTGCTATGgttgaaggctttcccacacaaCGGACACACATACGGCCTTTCTCCCGTGTGGATCCGCTGGTGCTGAATGAGATGTGAGAGTTGAGTGAAGGCTTTCCGACACTCAAGACATTCGTGAGGCTTCTCTCCTGTATGTATCTTGTGATGCTGAGCAAGATCTGAGCTCACTCTAAAGGCTTTTCCACACTCATTACACTCATAGGGCTTCTCACCTGTGTGAATTCTCCTGTGTTTACTAAGGACTGAGCTCTGGCTGAAGGCCTTCCCACATACACTGCACAcatagggcttctctccagtgtggatACGCTGATGCTGAAGGAGGTGGGAACTCC
Protein-coding sequences here:
- the ZNF250 gene encoding zinc finger protein 250 isoform X5; translated protein: MHHQVQLIFVFFSRDGVSLYVGQAGLKLLTSSDPLTLASQSTGITDVSHHAWPGFSTLEGSILLSLQLAVFFPDNLKYDHTTACTQQDSLSCPWECETKGESQNTDFSPKPLISEQTLILGKTPLGRIDQENNETKRSFCLSPNSVDHHEVQVLSQSMPLTPHQAVPSGERPYMCVECGKCFGRSSHLLQHQRIHTGEKPYVCSVCGKAFSQSSVLSKHRRIHTGEKPYECNECGKAFRVSSDLAQHHKIHTGEKPHECLECRKAFTQLSHLIQHQRIHTGERPYVCPLCGKAFNHSTVLRSHQRVHTGEKPHRCNECGKTFSVKRTLLQHQRIHTGEKPYTCSECGKAFSDRSVLIQHHNVHTGEKPYECSECGKTFSHRSTLMNHERIHTEEKPYACYECGKAFVQHSHLIQHQRVHTGEKPYVCGECGHAFSARRSLIQHERIHTGEKPFQCTECGKAFSLKATLIVHLRTHTGEKPYECNSCGKAFSQYSVLIQHQRIHTGEKPYECGECGRAFNQHGHLIQHQKVHRKL
- the ZNF250 gene encoding zinc finger protein 250 isoform X1; the protein is MAAARLLPVPAGPQPLSFQAKLTFEDVAVLLSQDEWDRLCPAQRGLYRNVMMETYGNVVSLGLPGSKPDIISQLERGEDPWVLDRKGAKKSQGLWSDYSDNLKYDHTTACTQQDSLSCPWECETKGESQNTDFSPKPLISEQTLILGKTPLGRIDQENNETKRSFCLSPNSVDHHEVQVLSQSMPLTPHQAVPSGERPYMCVECGKCFGRSSHLLQHQRIHTGEKPYVCSVCGKAFSQSSVLSKHRRIHTGEKPYECNECGKAFRVSSDLAQHHKIHTGEKPHECLECRKAFTQLSHLIQHQRIHTGERPYVCPLCGKAFNHSTVLRSHQRVHTGEKPHRCNECGKTFSVKRTLLQHQRIHTGEKPYTCSECGKAFSDRSVLIQHHNVHTGEKPYECSECGKTFSHRSTLMNHERIHTEEKPYACYECGKAFVQHSHLIQHQRVHTGEKPYVCGECGHAFSARRSLIQHERIHTGEKPFQCTECGKAFSLKATLIVHLRTHTGEKPYECNSCGKAFSQYSVLIQHQRIHTGEKPYECGECGRAFNQHGHLIQHQKVHRKL
- the ZNF250 gene encoding zinc finger protein 250 isoform X3; the protein is MAAARLLPVPAGPQPLSFQAKLTFEDVAVLLSQDEWDRLCPAQRGLYRNVMMETYGNVVSLGLPGSKPDIISQLERGEDPWVLDRKGAKKSQGLWSDYSECETKGESQNTDFSPKPLISEQTLILGKTPLGRIDQENNETKRSFCLSPNSVDHHEVQVLSQSMPLTPHQAVPSGERPYMCVECGKCFGRSSHLLQHQRIHTGEKPYVCSVCGKAFSQSSVLSKHRRIHTGEKPYECNECGKAFRVSSDLAQHHKIHTGEKPHECLECRKAFTQLSHLIQHQRIHTGERPYVCPLCGKAFNHSTVLRSHQRVHTGEKPHRCNECGKTFSVKRTLLQHQRIHTGEKPYTCSECGKAFSDRSVLIQHHNVHTGEKPYECSECGKTFSHRSTLMNHERIHTEEKPYACYECGKAFVQHSHLIQHQRVHTGEKPYVCGECGHAFSARRSLIQHERIHTGEKPFQCTECGKAFSLKATLIVHLRTHTGEKPYECNSCGKAFSQYSVLIQHQRIHTGEKPYECGECGRAFNQHGHLIQHQKVHRKL
- the ZNF250 gene encoding zinc finger protein 250 isoform X2; translated protein: MAAARLLPVPAGPQAKLTFEDVAVLLSQDEWDRLCPAQRGLYRNVMMETYGNVVSLGLPGSKPDIISQLERGEDPWVLDRKGAKKSQGLWSDYSDNLKYDHTTACTQQDSLSCPWECETKGESQNTDFSPKPLISEQTLILGKTPLGRIDQENNETKRSFCLSPNSVDHHEVQVLSQSMPLTPHQAVPSGERPYMCVECGKCFGRSSHLLQHQRIHTGEKPYVCSVCGKAFSQSSVLSKHRRIHTGEKPYECNECGKAFRVSSDLAQHHKIHTGEKPHECLECRKAFTQLSHLIQHQRIHTGERPYVCPLCGKAFNHSTVLRSHQRVHTGEKPHRCNECGKTFSVKRTLLQHQRIHTGEKPYTCSECGKAFSDRSVLIQHHNVHTGEKPYECSECGKTFSHRSTLMNHERIHTEEKPYACYECGKAFVQHSHLIQHQRVHTGEKPYVCGECGHAFSARRSLIQHERIHTGEKPFQCTECGKAFSLKATLIVHLRTHTGEKPYECNSCGKAFSQYSVLIQHQRIHTGEKPYECGECGRAFNQHGHLIQHQKVHRKL
- the ZNF250 gene encoding zinc finger protein 250 isoform X4, coding for MAAARLLPVPAGPQAKLTFEDVAVLLSQDEWDRLCPAQRGLYRNVMMETYGNVVSLGLPGSKPDIISQLERGEDPWVLDRKGAKKSQGLWSDYSECETKGESQNTDFSPKPLISEQTLILGKTPLGRIDQENNETKRSFCLSPNSVDHHEVQVLSQSMPLTPHQAVPSGERPYMCVECGKCFGRSSHLLQHQRIHTGEKPYVCSVCGKAFSQSSVLSKHRRIHTGEKPYECNECGKAFRVSSDLAQHHKIHTGEKPHECLECRKAFTQLSHLIQHQRIHTGERPYVCPLCGKAFNHSTVLRSHQRVHTGEKPHRCNECGKTFSVKRTLLQHQRIHTGEKPYTCSECGKAFSDRSVLIQHHNVHTGEKPYECSECGKTFSHRSTLMNHERIHTEEKPYACYECGKAFVQHSHLIQHQRVHTGEKPYVCGECGHAFSARRSLIQHERIHTGEKPFQCTECGKAFSLKATLIVHLRTHTGEKPYECNSCGKAFSQYSVLIQHQRIHTGEKPYECGECGRAFNQHGHLIQHQKVHRKL